The following proteins are encoded in a genomic region of Anaerolineae bacterium:
- a CDS encoding Cell division protein MraZ, with protein MFLGQYFHSLDQKGRLTIPAKYRELLGGDVIITKGFDMNLLVMPAEVFESWANQINDQNYADPNARLLRRYLFSNGEQVEVDRTGRILIPQYLREKANLNSEIVIVGVGNFFEIWSKENWEQHRQVLDEAESDVARFIDFQLTTNRSRA; from the coding sequence ATGTTCTTAGGACAATACTTTCACTCTCTAGACCAAAAAGGGCGCCTGACCATCCCCGCCAAGTATCGCGAGTTGTTGGGTGGAGATGTGATCATCACCAAAGGTTTTGACATGAACCTGCTGGTTATGCCTGCTGAGGTCTTTGAGAGTTGGGCGAACCAAATTAACGACCAGAACTATGCCGATCCCAATGCGCGGTTGCTACGGCGCTACCTTTTTTCGAACGGTGAACAAGTCGAAGTCGATCGCACGGGTAGAATCTTGATCCCTCAATACTTACGCGAAAAAGCCAATCTTAATTCCGAGATCGTCATTGTTGGTGTGGGTAACTTTTTTGAGATTTGGTCCAAAGAAAATTGGGAACAACACAGGCAAGTCCTTGACGAAGCTGAATCCGATGTCGCACGGTTTATTGACTTTCAGCTAACGACCAATCGCAGCCGTGCATAA
- a CDS encoding rRNA small subunit methyltransferase H, translating into MHKPVLYQEVLTYLQPRRGQRFVDATVGSGGHARGILDASAPDGLLLGIDLDISALQIADQNLKAYQGRYWLVHGSYRDLSQHLAWLGWSTVDGILLDLGVSSLQLDTPERGFSFRAEAPLDMRFDCRQPHTAADLVNNLSQDELADILFRYGEERFAKQIARAIVASRPILTTSQLANVVVRVVGRHSGGIHPATRTFQALRIAVNAELEALEHVLPQATTALKVTGRLAIISFHSLEDRLVKTYFQTEARNCICPPKQPICTCGHRARLKVLTPKPIRPSANEVALNPRARSARLRVAEKLATNE; encoded by the coding sequence GTGCATAAACCTGTCCTTTACCAAGAGGTTCTCACCTATCTTCAACCACGCCGTGGGCAGCGATTTGTCGACGCCACCGTTGGAAGCGGTGGGCATGCGCGAGGCATCTTAGACGCCAGTGCGCCGGATGGTTTATTGTTGGGCATTGATCTGGATATCTCTGCCTTACAAATCGCCGACCAAAATCTCAAAGCCTATCAAGGGCGCTATTGGCTGGTTCACGGAAGCTATCGCGATCTTTCACAGCATTTAGCGTGGCTTGGTTGGAGTACGGTGGACGGGATTCTACTGGATTTGGGTGTATCCTCCCTGCAACTTGATACACCCGAACGTGGTTTTTCATTCCGTGCCGAAGCGCCTTTGGACATGCGTTTCGACTGCCGCCAACCTCACACTGCGGCAGACCTGGTTAACAACTTATCGCAGGACGAATTGGCAGATATCCTCTTTCGCTATGGAGAAGAGCGCTTCGCAAAACAGATTGCCCGTGCTATCGTTGCTTCCCGTCCCATCCTGACCACCTCACAGCTTGCAAATGTGGTCGTTCGTGTGGTGGGACGTCATTCCGGCGGCATTCATCCCGCCACTCGAACCTTTCAAGCCTTACGGATTGCCGTCAACGCTGAGCTAGAGGCGTTAGAGCACGTCTTGCCTCAGGCAACGACAGCCTTGAAGGTCACCGGTCGCCTGGCGATCATATCTTTTCACTCTTTGGAGGACCGCTTGGTCAAAACTTACTTTCAAACCGAAGCACGCAACTGCATCTGCCCACCGAAACAACCGATTTGCACCTGTGGTCACCGTGCCCGGTTGAAAGTCCTGACTCCCAAGCCCATCCGCCCTTCGGCAAACGAAGTGGCTTTAAATCCCCGCGCAAGGAGCGCCCGCCTGCGCGTCGCTGAAAAACTGGCAACGAACGAGTGA